Proteins encoded together in one Variovorax paradoxus EPS window:
- a CDS encoding MBL fold metallo-hydrolase, with amino-acid sequence MIAHHLNCVSACPLGGRLMDGRSRSAFERGCLCCHCLLLETDHGLVLVDTGYGLRDVNDPRGRLSGFFLRLMDPDFREEMTAVRQIERLGFSASDVRHIVLTHLDFDHAGGLDDFPAARVHMMRVERDEAQRQRTWLDRQRFRPQQWSSRERWQVYAAGRGEPWYGFDCVRQLQGLPPEILLVPLVGHTLGHAGVAVRASSCGWMLMAGDAYFHHREMDARDPWCTPGLRFYQTMMEKDRAARLHNQRRLRSLRERFGAEITLLSAHDPVEFERAAGRDVNMPADRGSKADKFTWAAWPHRREEHS; translated from the coding sequence ATCATTGCCCACCACCTCAATTGCGTCTCGGCGTGCCCGCTGGGAGGCCGTCTCATGGACGGCCGCAGCCGCAGCGCCTTCGAGCGCGGCTGCCTGTGTTGCCACTGCCTGCTGCTGGAAACCGACCATGGCCTGGTCCTGGTCGACACGGGCTACGGGCTGCGTGATGTGAACGATCCGCGGGGCCGCCTCAGCGGGTTCTTCCTGCGGCTGATGGACCCGGACTTTCGCGAGGAGATGACGGCCGTGCGCCAGATCGAACGCCTCGGGTTCTCGGCCTCGGACGTGCGCCACATCGTGCTCACGCACCTCGACTTCGACCATGCAGGCGGGCTGGACGACTTTCCGGCGGCGCGCGTGCACATGATGCGCGTCGAGCGGGATGAGGCGCAGCGACAGCGCACCTGGCTGGACCGCCAGCGTTTCCGCCCCCAGCAGTGGAGCAGCCGGGAGCGCTGGCAGGTTTACGCCGCCGGGCGGGGAGAACCCTGGTATGGCTTCGACTGCGTGCGGCAGTTGCAAGGATTGCCGCCTGAAATACTGCTGGTGCCGCTCGTGGGCCACACGCTCGGGCATGCGGGTGTTGCGGTGCGCGCGTCTTCCTGCGGCTGGATGCTGATGGCGGGTGACGCCTATTTCCATCATCGCGAAATGGATGCCCGCGATCCCTGGTGCACGCCGGGCCTGCGCTTCTACCAGACGATGATGGAGAAGGACCGTGCTGCGCGCCTGCACAACCAGCGGCGGCTTCGTTCGCTGCGCGAGCGCTTCGGTGCCGAGATCACGCTGCTGAGCGCGCACGATCCAGTGGAGTTCGAGCGCGCCGCAGGCCGGGACGTGAACATGCCCGCGGATCGCGGGAGCAAAGCGGACAAGTTCACTTGGGCGGCATGGCCTCACCGTCGTGAGGAGCACTCATGA
- a CDS encoding hydroxysqualene dehydroxylase, with translation MDRFAHRSTPEDITADVVIAGGGIAGLSCAAWLAADCGLRVVLVEKDNQLGGRAASWLDPTTGDAVDIGPHVITSEHRNFLALLERLGTAGQLQWQPDPLITLLDGGRQLRMHAPRWPPPLHGLPNLPNALRCMSWRDLMSNMSVAWTAARLDERQTLALDDLDAESYLRLHGVSGRSIDWFWRSSMLALLNVPLAECSAAAVMRVFRLMLGRSGYCFGFPKVALADLFAPGCRRAVEAGGGQVHTSCAARSLLATAGGAFEGMLLEDGRIVRARAGVLALPPQALAALAGDAAGAASDCFANGALFKPCAYVSTMLWFDDKLTPERFWARVWAEGDLNTDFYDLSNIRPQRPRTGSLIAANAIHADEAWTWSDARLVAQTRRELAEFAPAAAGALLRHSRVHRIPMAVPCPAPGTERLRPAASTAVQGLWLAGDWTATGLPCSMESAARSGALAAEHVAAAFGRGLRHALPAPSVQWPIAALTHSGSRR, from the coding sequence ATGGACCGGTTCGCTCATCGGTCGACACCGGAGGACATCACGGCCGATGTGGTGATCGCCGGTGGCGGCATTGCTGGCTTGTCGTGTGCCGCATGGCTTGCCGCCGACTGCGGCTTGCGCGTGGTCCTCGTGGAGAAAGACAACCAGTTGGGCGGGCGTGCGGCAAGTTGGCTCGACCCGACGACCGGAGACGCGGTCGACATCGGGCCGCATGTAATCACTTCCGAGCACCGCAATTTCCTTGCGCTGCTTGAGCGCCTCGGAACGGCCGGCCAACTCCAATGGCAGCCAGATCCGCTCATCACCTTGCTCGATGGCGGTCGTCAGTTGCGCATGCATGCCCCACGGTGGCCCCCGCCGCTGCATGGCCTGCCCAATCTGCCTAACGCCCTGCGATGCATGTCATGGCGCGACCTGATGTCGAACATGAGCGTCGCCTGGACCGCGGCGCGGCTCGACGAACGCCAGACGCTTGCGCTCGACGATCTGGACGCGGAGAGTTACCTGCGTCTCCATGGCGTCAGCGGCCGGAGCATCGACTGGTTCTGGCGGTCGTCGATGCTGGCCCTGCTGAACGTTCCGCTCGCCGAATGCTCGGCGGCAGCGGTGATGCGCGTATTCAGGTTGATGCTGGGGCGCAGCGGCTACTGCTTCGGCTTCCCGAAGGTCGCGCTTGCGGACCTGTTTGCACCGGGCTGCCGGAGGGCCGTCGAGGCCGGGGGAGGCCAGGTGCATACATCCTGCGCTGCGCGCTCGCTGCTCGCAACGGCAGGCGGCGCCTTCGAAGGAATGTTGCTCGAAGACGGCCGCATCGTCCGTGCCCGCGCAGGCGTCCTGGCCCTGCCGCCGCAGGCACTTGCAGCCCTCGCGGGGGATGCCGCGGGCGCCGCGTCGGATTGCTTTGCGAACGGCGCGTTGTTCAAACCCTGCGCCTATGTGAGCACGATGCTGTGGTTCGACGACAAGCTGACGCCTGAGCGCTTCTGGGCCCGGGTCTGGGCTGAAGGTGATCTGAACACCGACTTTTACGACCTGTCGAACATCCGGCCGCAGCGCCCGCGCACCGGTTCTCTGATCGCGGCCAACGCCATCCATGCCGATGAAGCCTGGACCTGGAGTGATGCGCGGCTCGTGGCGCAAACGCGACGGGAGCTTGCGGAATTCGCACCCGCCGCTGCCGGCGCGTTGCTGCGTCATTCGCGCGTGCATCGCATCCCGATGGCGGTGCCTTGCCCGGCCCCGGGCACCGAGCGGTTGCGACCCGCAGCGAGCACCGCGGTGCAGGGCCTGTGGCTCGCCGGAGACTGGACGGCGACGGGACTGCCGTGTTCCATGGAGAGCGCAGCCCGCTCCGGTGCCCTGGCAGCAGAGCATGTGGCGGCGGCCTTCGGTAGAGGGCTCCGGCACGCACTGCCAGCGCCTTCGGTTCAATGGCCGATAGCGGCGCTCACGCACAGTGGTTCGCGTCGGTAG